From Draconibacterium halophilum, one genomic window encodes:
- the menD gene encoding 2-succinyl-5-enolpyruvyl-6-hydroxy-3-cyclohexene-1-carboxylic-acid synthase, with protein MISNKKQVQQLAALLQQKGIHDIVISPGSRNGPMIHTLAGSNLFNCRNVVDERSAAYFALGLAQSLNKSVAIVCSSGTATLNYTPAIAEAFYLNVPLIVITADRPEYWIDQLENQCIKQKGIYTNFVKKEYHLPLEESEEELSYAAREINECLNMAVSGRPGPVHINVPLEEPLHDLLDEDLPHIKTVEAKQAIYTISDSALKELATAFNSAKKIMILAGQQNPNTELEKLFAELTKKSGAVVLKEHLANLNNESSCESIDTLMAAILADKPTDFKPELLITFGGHFVSKALKQYLRKNKAQQHWHLSPSNEHYDTYQSLTKVIQTDTVTFVKQLLPEVTTNNQDYFQRWKNKEKEVNQFRDNYISEITFSDLKVIAKVGQSIPENSIVHLGNSSPVRYALIADWPKNIQFMSNRGTSGIDGSMSTAVGFASVSEKINTVLIGDLSFFYDSNALWNNYIGKNLRIIVINNGGGNIFSLIKGPGESPAFQQHFYAENKFSAKGIAQTFGLDYLSAENETQLKTSLTKLYSSKTRATILEVFTDAEINTETFRGLFKFVKQ; from the coding sequence ATGATCTCAAATAAAAAACAGGTTCAACAACTGGCAGCTCTTCTTCAACAGAAGGGAATACATGATATCGTTATTTCTCCCGGATCGCGAAATGGTCCGATGATACACACTCTTGCAGGCAGCAATTTGTTCAATTGCCGCAATGTGGTTGACGAACGCAGCGCCGCTTATTTTGCGCTGGGGCTGGCACAGTCGTTGAACAAATCGGTTGCGATTGTTTGCAGCTCGGGAACAGCAACACTAAATTACACACCGGCAATTGCTGAGGCTTTTTATCTGAATGTTCCGCTGATCGTTATAACGGCCGATCGTCCGGAGTACTGGATTGATCAACTTGAAAACCAGTGCATCAAACAAAAAGGCATTTACACTAATTTTGTAAAAAAGGAATATCACCTGCCATTAGAAGAATCGGAAGAAGAATTATCGTATGCGGCACGCGAGATTAATGAATGTCTGAACATGGCAGTATCGGGACGCCCCGGACCGGTGCACATAAATGTGCCATTGGAGGAACCTTTACACGATCTTTTGGATGAAGATCTACCGCACATAAAAACGGTTGAGGCGAAACAAGCTATTTATACTATTAGTGATTCCGCATTAAAAGAGTTAGCCACAGCTTTTAATTCCGCAAAAAAAATAATGATCCTGGCCGGGCAACAAAACCCAAATACTGAATTGGAAAAGCTGTTTGCTGAATTAACCAAAAAATCAGGTGCTGTTGTTTTAAAAGAACATCTGGCTAACCTGAACAACGAGAGTTCTTGCGAAAGCATAGATACGTTAATGGCAGCCATTCTTGCTGATAAACCAACCGATTTTAAGCCCGAACTTTTGATCACATTTGGGGGTCATTTTGTTTCGAAAGCACTAAAACAATATTTGCGAAAAAACAAAGCGCAACAACACTGGCATTTGTCGCCATCTAACGAGCATTACGATACTTATCAGTCGCTAACAAAAGTTATTCAAACGGATACTGTTACTTTCGTTAAACAACTTCTGCCGGAAGTAACAACAAACAATCAAGATTATTTTCAGCGCTGGAAAAACAAGGAAAAAGAAGTCAACCAGTTTCGCGACAACTATATTTCAGAAATTACTTTTTCAGACCTGAAAGTAATTGCCAAAGTTGGCCAATCAATTCCCGAAAATTCAATTGTTCACTTGGGCAACAGTTCTCCTGTACGCTACGCATTAATTGCCGATTGGCCAAAGAACATCCAATTTATGAGCAACCGTGGCACCAGTGGAATCGACGGATCAATGTCTACCGCCGTTGGTTTTGCGTCAGTTTCTGAAAAAATAAATACGGTTTTAATTGGCGACTTGTCATTCTTTTATGATTCGAACGCACTGTGGAATAATTACATCGGAAAAAATTTGCGAATAATTGTCATCAATAATGGGGGCGGCAACATTTTTAGTCTGATAAAAGGGCCGGGTGAGTCACCTGCTTTTCAGCAGCATTTTTATGCCGAAAACAAGTTTAGCGCCAAAGGAATTGCTCAAACTTTCGGACTCGATTATTTAAGTGCTGAAAACGAGACACAACTCAAAACCTCACTTACCAAGTTATATTCCTCAAAAACAAGAGCAACCATTTTGGAGGTTTTTACTGATGCCGAAATTAACACGGAAACATTCCGGGGACTTTTTAAGTTTGTAAAACAATGA
- a CDS encoding chorismate-binding protein, producing MTDNERLIHLIDELVNKNCSFALWSVPGNKTLELLISWQEALFYPNEVSRLNGQEGFVFAPYHISEETPLILLKPDIYKTGIKEILQLNIDDLKTCQKERDNYSSHYIIEKDEYLSEIDQTINTIKNTKLAKAIVSRVIPEKRKNESLGKLYSQLLEQTPNAFVYMVNLPKAGLWMGATPEILLKSEGKTMETVSLAGTQPRNLGTEYGWSTKDIEEQAFVSRYLVDLLYRFNIHRYTTRGPETLESGKVAHLFTSFLFAKKKLDDCLGDFIADLHPTPAVCGFPKSKADKFIRSVEKHNRRYYGGFLGPWQLKDSVGLFVNLRCMEIIQEQYMLYAGGGITSRSVPEEEWEETNNKAKTLLSAIEAIRQNDLK from the coding sequence ATGACCGATAACGAAAGATTAATACATCTGATCGACGAACTCGTTAACAAAAACTGCTCTTTTGCCCTATGGTCTGTACCCGGCAACAAAACACTTGAGCTTCTTATATCATGGCAGGAAGCCTTGTTTTATCCCAATGAGGTTAGTCGCTTAAACGGGCAGGAAGGTTTTGTTTTTGCACCGTATCACATCAGCGAGGAAACACCACTGATTTTGCTAAAACCAGATATATACAAAACGGGTATTAAAGAAATCCTTCAGTTAAATATTGATGATTTAAAGACTTGTCAGAAAGAGCGGGATAACTACTCTTCGCATTATATAATTGAAAAGGATGAGTACCTTTCAGAAATTGATCAGACCATCAACACCATTAAAAATACCAAACTGGCAAAAGCCATTGTGTCGCGTGTTATTCCTGAAAAACGAAAAAATGAGTCGCTGGGAAAATTGTACAGCCAGTTATTAGAACAAACGCCAAATGCTTTTGTGTACATGGTAAACCTTCCAAAAGCAGGTTTGTGGATGGGAGCAACGCCCGAGATCCTGTTGAAATCGGAAGGTAAAACAATGGAAACCGTTTCGCTGGCCGGAACACAGCCCCGAAATTTGGGAACAGAATACGGATGGAGTACCAAAGATATTGAAGAGCAGGCCTTTGTTTCGCGTTACCTCGTTGATCTGTTGTATCGATTTAACATACACCGGTACACCACACGCGGCCCTGAAACACTGGAAAGTGGAAAAGTAGCCCACCTGTTTACCAGCTTTCTGTTTGCCAAAAAGAAGCTGGACGACTGTCTTGGTGATTTTATTGCCGACCTGCATCCAACGCCTGCGGTTTGTGGTTTCCCAAAATCAAAAGCCGACAAATTTATTCGTTCTGTAGAAAAACACAACAGGCGTTACTACGGCGGATTTCTTGGACCATGGCAACTAAAAGATTCAGTAGGATTATTTGTAAATTTGCGCTGCATGGAGATAATTCAGGAGCAGTACATGCTTTATGCCGGCGGCGGAATTACTTCACGTTCGGTTCCCGAAGAAGAATGGGAAGAAACCAACAACAAAGCAAAAACACTGTTATCGGCAATAGAAGCTATACGACAAAATGATCTCAAATAA
- a CDS encoding PaaI family thioesterase, giving the protein MDFTQLSLHTPVELINQALEDSLVGSLGIEITKIEDGRVEGMLDLSSRNSRPGGILHGGANLALGETLAGLGSMLLVDLTALDVLGIMVNGNHTGILKAGKAVAVAKIVHRGKQTHVWNVDICNEEGRLISSVRVTNMITEKNDR; this is encoded by the coding sequence ATGGATTTTACACAATTATCATTGCATACGCCGGTTGAACTGATCAATCAGGCCTTAGAAGACAGCCTTGTTGGAAGTCTGGGAATTGAGATCACAAAAATTGAAGACGGAAGGGTTGAAGGAATGTTAGATCTTTCATCAAGAAATTCGCGCCCGGGAGGCATTTTACACGGTGGAGCGAACCTTGCTTTAGGCGAGACACTTGCAGGATTGGGCAGCATGTTACTTGTAGACTTAACAGCTTTGGATGTACTAGGGATAATGGTCAATGGAAACCATACCGGTATATTAAAAGCGGGAAAGGCAGTTGCGGTTGCAAAAATCGTTCACCGCGGCAAACAAACACATGTGTGGAATGTTGATATTTGCAACGAAGAAGGGAGATTGATTTCATCTGTACGTGTTACCAATATGATTACCGAAAAGAATGACCGATAA
- a CDS encoding SGNH/GDSL hydrolase family protein, which produces MSISRRNFLYKSTAGAVAAVSISSIVSACVSEPKQGKASIFAKGNTVLFQGDSITDAGRDKQNETPNRAWSFGNGYALLAASHLLNVLPEHELTIYNRGISGNKVFQLADRWDKDCLDLNPQVLSILIGVNDYWHKRNGNYDGTVEIYENDYRALLKRTQEALPGVKLVLCEPFYVLETSAVDETWIEPMQEYQAAAKRISDDFETIWVPFQQVFDEAVKHAPGTYWTPDGVHPSMAGAQLMAEAWLKAVGE; this is translated from the coding sequence ATGAGTATTTCCAGAAGAAACTTTTTATATAAATCAACTGCAGGAGCTGTGGCTGCCGTAAGTATTTCAAGCATCGTTTCGGCCTGTGTTTCAGAACCGAAACAAGGTAAAGCATCTATTTTTGCTAAAGGTAATACGGTCTTGTTTCAGGGCGATTCGATAACGGATGCAGGTCGCGACAAACAAAATGAAACGCCAAACAGGGCCTGGTCGTTCGGAAATGGTTATGCGCTTTTGGCAGCATCTCATTTGTTAAACGTACTTCCAGAGCATGAATTAACCATTTATAACCGTGGAATCAGCGGAAACAAAGTATTTCAACTTGCTGATCGCTGGGATAAAGATTGTTTGGATCTCAACCCTCAGGTTTTAAGTATTCTGATAGGAGTGAATGACTACTGGCACAAACGCAATGGCAATTACGATGGAACTGTAGAAATCTATGAGAACGATTATCGCGCTTTGTTAAAACGTACACAAGAAGCTTTGCCCGGAGTTAAATTGGTACTTTGCGAGCCATTTTATGTGTTGGAAACATCGGCTGTTGACGAAACATGGATTGAGCCCATGCAAGAATACCAGGCGGCAGCAAAACGAATTTCAGATGATTTTGAAACTATTTGGGTACCTTTTCAACAGGTATTTGATGAAGCAGTTAAACATGCTCCCGGAACATATTGGACACCCGACGGTGTGCACCCTTCAATGGCAGGTGCACAATTAATGGCCGAAGCATGGTTGAAAGCCGTTGGCGAATAA
- a CDS encoding MATE family efflux transporter — protein sequence MNRSILKLAVPNIISNITVPLLGLIDLALMGHLGSEVYIGAISLGSVIFNFIYWGFGFLRMSTSGFTAQAFGEKKSAEAITILIRALLLTLSISIIILLLQAPIAWGSFKLIGGSSEVETLANEYFRIRIWAAPAALSLFVFSGWFLGMQNARYPMIIAILVNIVNILLSVFFVFGLKMKSEGVALGTVISQYAGLLTAIILLFRKYRKMLPLVTKASVMDLKFLTNFFKVNTDIFIRSFCIIVVFTFFTSKSASINDTILAVNSILLQFLMFFSFFIDGFAFAGEALVGKFIGAKEVQNLKKVVKLLLYWGLGLAVIFTLLYLSGTNFILKLLTSQENVIESAQQFLFWIVLVPVASVGSFIWDGIYIGATVSRPMRNSLLVSTFLIFVPVYYFLNPVWNNHALWMGMLLFMFSRGVILALLYQKTILKPLERKA from the coding sequence ATGAATAGAAGCATATTAAAACTTGCGGTTCCCAATATCATCAGCAACATAACTGTTCCATTATTGGGATTGATTGATTTAGCACTGATGGGGCATCTTGGCTCAGAGGTTTACATCGGGGCCATTTCGTTGGGGAGCGTAATATTTAACTTTATTTACTGGGGCTTTGGTTTTTTGCGAATGAGCACCTCCGGATTTACAGCACAGGCTTTTGGCGAAAAAAAATCGGCAGAAGCAATAACCATATTAATTCGTGCGCTGCTTTTAACACTATCAATTAGTATTATTATTTTATTGCTGCAAGCTCCTATCGCCTGGGGAAGTTTTAAATTAATAGGTGGCAGCTCCGAGGTAGAAACGCTTGCAAACGAATATTTCAGAATACGAATATGGGCAGCACCTGCAGCTTTAAGTCTGTTTGTTTTTAGCGGATGGTTTTTGGGTATGCAAAATGCTCGCTACCCCATGATCATTGCTATTCTGGTAAACATTGTTAATATATTACTGAGTGTGTTTTTTGTTTTTGGACTAAAAATGAAATCTGAAGGAGTAGCGCTCGGAACCGTTATTTCGCAGTACGCAGGTTTGTTAACAGCCATTATACTATTGTTCAGGAAATACCGAAAAATGCTTCCGCTGGTTACAAAAGCGAGTGTTATGGACCTGAAGTTTCTGACCAACTTCTTTAAGGTAAATACCGATATTTTCATTCGTAGTTTCTGCATCATCGTTGTCTTTACCTTTTTCACTTCGAAATCGGCCAGCATAAACGATACTATTCTTGCTGTAAACTCAATTCTTTTGCAGTTTCTTATGTTCTTCTCCTTTTTTATTGATGGATTTGCCTTTGCCGGCGAAGCATTGGTTGGAAAATTTATTGGGGCAAAAGAAGTTCAAAATCTTAAAAAAGTTGTTAAACTGTTGTTGTATTGGGGACTAGGACTGGCAGTAATTTTTACACTACTCTATCTGTCGGGAACTAATTTCATACTAAAACTACTCACCTCCCAGGAAAATGTAATTGAGAGTGCACAACAATTCCTGTTTTGGATCGTGTTAGTACCTGTTGCAAGTGTGGGATCGTTTATTTGGGATGGTATTTACATTGGAGCAACAGTTTCGCGCCCCATGCGAAACAGCCTGTTGGTTTCAACCTTTCTGATCTTCGTTCCGGTTTATTATTTCTTAAATCCAGTATGGAATAATCATGCGCTTTGGATGGGCATGTTACTGTTTATGTTCTCGCGGGGAGTAATTCTAGCACTTCTCTACCAGAAAACGATTCTGAAACCATTGGAAAGAAAGGCATAA
- a CDS encoding superoxide dismutase yields MAFELPKLGYDYKALEPHIDARTMEIHHSKHHAGYTNNLNGAVDGTDLAGKSIEEILSGVSAQSTAVRNNGGGFYNHNLYWEVIAPGGAPAPEGVLLDAIKDSFETIENFQQVFAKAAVTRFGSGWAWLVLQNNKLVVSSTPNQDNPLMDVAEVQGTPILGIDVWEHAYYLNYQNRRPDYVNAFWNLINWDEVARRFKG; encoded by the coding sequence ATGGCATTTGAATTACCAAAATTAGGATACGATTACAAGGCACTAGAGCCACATATTGATGCAAGAACAATGGAAATCCACCATAGTAAGCACCATGCAGGTTATACAAATAACCTTAACGGAGCCGTTGATGGAACTGATCTTGCCGGAAAATCGATTGAAGAAATATTAAGTGGCGTGTCGGCACAATCGACAGCAGTACGAAATAATGGTGGTGGTTTTTACAACCACAATTTGTACTGGGAAGTTATTGCACCAGGTGGTGCACCCGCTCCGGAAGGAGTTTTATTAGATGCAATAAAAGATTCATTTGAAACTATAGAAAATTTCCAGCAGGTCTTCGCTAAAGCTGCGGTAACGCGCTTTGGTTCGGGTTGGGCATGGTTGGTTCTTCAAAACAATAAGCTGGTGGTTTCGTCTACGCCCAATCAGGATAATCCGCTGATGGATGTGGCCGAAGTTCAGGGAACTCCAATTTTGGGGATTGATGTGTGGGAACATGCATATTACCTGAACTACCAAAACAGACGTCCGGATTATGTGAATGCATTCTGGAATCTCATCAACTGGGATGAAGTCGCCAGGCGGTTTAAAGGTTAG
- a CDS encoding tetratricopeptide repeat protein → MAAIIKRISKEDLEGFNALKAGKTKEAKQHFKNYLKLNPNSEQVLEGYANVMMRERKLDSVLVYADSSLIYNPDQVGALLLKASALNTQKKWNEALTASNKMLDIKEEFAEGQFQKGIALRNLNKPNEALKAFQKAIAYKKDYYQAHMQVGAILMNYKNYKKALEVYKKVLDLRKDDLYAQVYTAKCHHLLNDNANANKILNDLPSSHANNFEVVKLRCRMAMQQNDWNNAGRYLNMARNINNNAELFVLRAQYLMKQRRVDLAKQNLDKAVELDRVNREAQELLKSFTQTAQAVTSTNQKKEQEEQQSIMFQDPKPKKTSPITFPNK, encoded by the coding sequence GTGGCGGCAATTATTAAGAGAATTAGCAAAGAAGATCTCGAAGGATTTAATGCACTGAAAGCAGGAAAAACAAAAGAAGCGAAACAGCACTTTAAAAACTACCTGAAATTAAATCCAAATAGTGAACAAGTTTTGGAAGGTTATGCCAATGTAATGATGCGAGAGCGAAAATTAGATTCAGTGCTAGTTTACGCAGACAGTTCTTTAATTTACAACCCTGATCAAGTTGGCGCACTGCTACTAAAAGCTTCCGCTTTAAATACCCAAAAGAAATGGAACGAGGCTTTAACTGCATCGAATAAAATGCTTGATATTAAAGAGGAATTTGCAGAAGGACAGTTTCAAAAAGGTATTGCATTAAGAAACCTGAATAAACCAAACGAAGCGTTAAAGGCATTCCAAAAAGCGATTGCTTATAAAAAAGACTATTATCAGGCACATATGCAGGTGGGGGCAATCCTTATGAACTACAAGAATTACAAAAAGGCGTTGGAGGTGTACAAAAAAGTACTGGATTTAAGAAAAGATGATTTATATGCTCAAGTGTACACAGCAAAATGCCACCACCTCTTAAACGACAATGCAAACGCAAATAAAATACTAAATGACTTGCCCAGCAGTCATGCAAACAACTTCGAAGTAGTTAAACTAAGATGCCGAATGGCCATGCAGCAAAACGACTGGAATAATGCTGGGCGTTATTTAAATATGGCTCGAAACATTAACAATAACGCTGAGCTATTTGTCCTCAGGGCGCAATACCTGATGAAGCAAAGAAGAGTAGATTTGGCCAAACAAAATCTGGATAAGGCAGTTGAACTTGATCGTGTAAATAGAGAAGCCCAGGAACTTTTAAAATCATTCACGCAAACAGCACAGGCTGTTACTTCTACAAATCAGAAAAAAGAACAAGAAGAGCAGCAATCCATTATGTTCCAAGATCCAAAACCCAAGAAAACAAGTCCTATAACCTTCCCAAATAAATAA
- a CDS encoding glycosyltransferase family 2 protein: protein MKLISIVVSMYNEESGIAFFSKKLVDELKRLKEYNFEILWVNDGSLDHTQQNVEKSCSSKDENVEHIFIQFSRNFGHEAAMIAGVDNARGEAVVCLDADGQHPPTEVGKMLQTYEKGHDIVLMQRVDREDHGVIKSSMSKMFYTVINKLSVVKFQENASDFFLISKSITELLKQEFRDNNRFLRGFIQEVGFNVKVLEYTAPKRKYGESNYSFYKLMKMAFNVVFAFSNKPLRIVILISICFFLFTIAFGGYSLVQYFIADSIPSGYTSIIFFISLSFSLMFLVLTILSIYFEKTIKEIRKRPLYIIRKIRRSDSKIHLQ from the coding sequence ATGAAGCTTATAAGTATTGTCGTTTCAATGTATAATGAAGAAAGTGGTATTGCCTTTTTCTCGAAAAAACTTGTCGATGAATTGAAAAGGCTAAAGGAATATAACTTTGAAATACTTTGGGTGAACGATGGTAGTTTAGATCATACTCAACAAAATGTTGAAAAATCATGTTCATCTAAAGATGAGAATGTTGAACATATATTTATTCAGTTTTCAAGAAATTTTGGACATGAAGCTGCGATGATTGCAGGGGTAGATAATGCCCGTGGAGAGGCTGTTGTTTGTCTTGATGCCGATGGGCAACACCCACCAACTGAAGTAGGGAAAATGCTTCAAACTTATGAAAAAGGGCATGACATTGTATTGATGCAGCGAGTCGATAGAGAAGACCATGGAGTGATCAAAAGTTCAATGTCTAAAATGTTTTACACGGTTATAAATAAACTATCAGTTGTAAAGTTTCAGGAAAATGCATCTGACTTTTTTTTAATTTCAAAAAGTATCACTGAACTATTAAAGCAAGAATTTAGAGATAATAACCGGTTTTTAAGAGGATTTATACAAGAAGTTGGATTTAATGTAAAAGTGCTTGAATATACTGCCCCAAAAAGAAAGTATGGCGAAAGCAATTACTCTTTTTATAAACTTATGAAAATGGCTTTCAATGTAGTTTTTGCGTTTTCAAACAAACCTTTACGCATTGTAATTCTTATCTCCATTTGTTTCTTCTTGTTTACCATAGCATTCGGAGGATATTCCCTTGTTCAATATTTTATTGCCGATTCAATTCCTTCCGGGTATACTTCCATAATATTCTTTATTTCCTTGTCTTTTTCGTTAATGTTTTTGGTTCTAACTATATTGTCAATTTACTTTGAGAAAACGATTAAGGAGATTCGAAAACGTCCATTATATATTATCCGCAAGATAAGGCGAAGCGATAGTAAAATTCATTTGCAATAA
- a CDS encoding class I SAM-dependent methyltransferase: MISQFPKSRIQLPEEIKAVYDLHYKSNREGNTAASGLAQMMEAWMHKKVAADVKPIHEKRTLEIGAGTLNQLCYEKSSHYDIVEPYDKLYQNSQYLSSINKVYNDIREVESTNKYDRITSIATFEHILDLPAVVAKTCLLLASKGTLRTSIPNEGTPLWTMGWRLTTGLEFYLKYRVDYGILMKYEHVNSAKEIEDVLSYFYNINECDVLGLNKAVGFYRSYVSKEPKVEVAKDYLDSINEAKRS, translated from the coding sequence ATGATTAGTCAATTTCCAAAATCAAGAATACAGCTTCCGGAAGAGATAAAAGCAGTTTATGACTTGCATTATAAATCGAATAGAGAAGGAAACACTGCTGCTTCAGGTTTAGCGCAAATGATGGAAGCATGGATGCATAAGAAGGTTGCCGCTGATGTAAAGCCAATACATGAAAAACGGACATTGGAAATAGGAGCTGGTACCTTGAATCAGTTGTGTTACGAAAAATCAAGTCATTATGATATTGTAGAACCGTATGATAAACTTTATCAAAATTCTCAGTATCTTAGTAGTATTAATAAAGTTTATAATGATATTCGTGAGGTTGAGTCTACCAATAAATATGATAGAATTACTTCCATTGCGACATTTGAGCACATTCTGGATTTACCAGCAGTTGTTGCAAAAACTTGTCTTTTGCTTGCATCTAAAGGGACTTTGCGAACAAGTATTCCAAATGAAGGAACCCCATTGTGGACAATGGGGTGGAGATTAACTACTGGATTAGAATTTTATTTGAAGTATCGAGTTGATTATGGTATTTTAATGAAGTACGAACATGTTAATTCTGCCAAAGAAATTGAAGATGTATTAAGCTACTTTTATAATATTAATGAATGTGATGTATTAGGTTTGAATAAAGCCGTCGGGTTTTATCGCTCTTATGTCAGTAAAGAACCAAAAGTTGAAGTGGCAAAAGATTACCTTGATTCGATAAACGAAGCAAAGCGAAGTTAG
- a CDS encoding superoxide dismutase produces MAFSLPKLPYANNALEPVISEKTIEFHYGKHHQAYVNNLNKLVEGTEFENASLEDIIKKAEGGIFNNGAQVWNHTFYFMQFSSDGWKEPKDELKAAIETKFESFDAFKEAFSKAAATLFGSGWAWLVVDEKGELEIVQTSNAGNPLRDGKKPLLTCDVWEHAYYLDKQNARPAYVADFWKIVDWKVVSERFA; encoded by the coding sequence ATGGCATTTAGTTTACCAAAACTTCCGTATGCAAATAACGCATTGGAACCAGTAATAAGTGAAAAAACAATCGAGTTTCACTATGGCAAGCACCATCAGGCTTATGTAAATAATTTAAATAAGCTGGTTGAAGGAACTGAGTTTGAAAACGCAAGTTTGGAAGACATTATTAAAAAGGCCGAAGGTGGTATTTTTAATAACGGAGCTCAAGTGTGGAACCACACATTTTATTTTATGCAATTCAGTTCTGATGGCTGGAAAGAACCAAAAGATGAGTTGAAAGCAGCTATCGAAACTAAATTTGAATCGTTTGATGCTTTTAAGGAAGCGTTCTCGAAAGCAGCCGCTACTTTGTTTGGCTCGGGGTGGGCATGGTTGGTTGTTGATGAAAAAGGTGAGTTGGAAATCGTTCAGACTAGTAATGCCGGAAATCCATTGCGAGATGGTAAGAAACCTCTGTTAACTTGCGATGTTTGGGAGCACGCATACTACCTGGATAAGCAAAACGCACGCCCGGCTTATGTTGCCGATTTTTGGAAAATCGTTGACTGGAAAGTAGTTTCAGAACGATTTGCGTAA
- the xylE gene encoding D-xylose transporter XylE codes for MKNNSFYIFSITIVATLGGLLFGYDTAVISGAEKSVQAFLIDSQGLSTLIHGLTISSALIGCIIGGGISGIFALKIGRRKSLMIAALLFFISALGSGYPEFLFFEKGQATMGLLYMFNFYRVIGGIGVGMASAIVPMYIGEIAPENIRGRLVSINQFAIIFGMLVVYFVNWGIANGNSLEWINEVGWRRMFLSESIPAALFGLLLFFVPETPRYLALKEKDNEALAILEKINGKSRAKEILDDIKKTVEHHSGKLWSYGKLVIIIGILLSVFQQFVGINVALYYAPRIFESMGAAKDASMLQTIVMGLVNVIFTVVAILTVDKWGRKPLLMVGSIGMAVGMFAIAGLAFFEIIGTSTLVFIIVYTASFMMSWGPICWVLISEIFPNKIRGRAVAIAVVAQWTANYFISSTYPAMMEFSGAVTYGFYGLMSLLSFFFVWKLVPETKGKTLEEMETLWKK; via the coding sequence ATGAAGAACAATAGTTTTTACATTTTTTCTATAACCATTGTAGCTACCCTCGGGGGTTTACTCTTTGGCTACGATACTGCTGTTATTTCAGGTGCCGAAAAATCGGTGCAGGCATTTCTTATCGACAGTCAGGGTTTAAGTACTTTAATTCACGGTTTAACCATTTCAAGTGCGTTAATTGGCTGCATAATTGGTGGAGGTATCTCCGGTATTTTTGCTTTAAAAATTGGCCGTAGAAAATCACTAATGATCGCGGCTTTACTTTTCTTTATTTCGGCTTTGGGATCGGGATATCCCGAATTCTTATTTTTCGAAAAAGGCCAGGCTACCATGGGATTGTTATACATGTTTAATTTTTATCGTGTAATTGGAGGAATTGGTGTTGGTATGGCATCGGCTATTGTTCCGATGTACATTGGCGAAATTGCTCCTGAAAATATTCGTGGACGTTTGGTTTCAATTAACCAGTTCGCCATTATTTTTGGAATGCTGGTTGTTTACTTTGTAAACTGGGGAATTGCCAATGGTAATAGTTTGGAGTGGATAAATGAAGTAGGATGGAGAAGAATGTTCTTATCAGAATCGATCCCTGCCGCATTATTTGGACTTTTACTGTTCTTTGTTCCGGAAACTCCTCGTTACCTCGCCTTGAAAGAAAAAGATAACGAAGCTCTTGCTATTCTTGAAAAAATAAATGGTAAAAGCAGGGCAAAAGAAATTCTTGACGATATTAAAAAAACCGTTGAACACCATTCGGGGAAATTATGGTCTTACGGAAAATTAGTGATTATTATTGGTATTCTGCTTTCTGTATTTCAACAATTTGTAGGTATTAATGTGGCTCTGTATTATGCACCACGTATTTTTGAAAGTATGGGAGCAGCTAAAGATGCATCGATGTTACAAACCATTGTAATGGGATTGGTGAATGTAATATTTACCGTTGTGGCCATATTAACTGTTGACAAATGGGGCCGCAAACCACTTTTAATGGTTGGTTCAATTGGTATGGCCGTTGGAATGTTTGCCATTGCAGGCTTAGCCTTTTTTGAGATTATAGGTACGAGCACACTTGTATTCATTATTGTATATACGGCTTCATTTATGATGTCGTGGGGACCAATTTGCTGGGTTCTTATTTCAGAAATATTCCCTAATAAAATTCGTGGGCGTGCAGTGGCAATTGCTGTAGTTGCACAATGGACAGCAAACTATTTTATTTCATCTACCTACCCTGCCATGATGGAATTTAGCGGTGCTGTAACTTATGGATTTTATGGATTAATGAGCTTATTGTCCTTCTTCTTTGTGTGGAAGTTGGTACCCGAAACAAAAGGAAAAACTTTAGAAGAGATGGAAACGCTCTGGAAAAAATAG